Proteins encoded by one window of Myxocyprinus asiaticus isolate MX2 ecotype Aquarium Trade chromosome 35, UBuf_Myxa_2, whole genome shotgun sequence:
- the LOC127425987 gene encoding phosphatase and actin regulator 3-like translates to MPPRPEPGGGDMWQRRRGQASLRGERKRRLSQRAAVDELESRNILKQRNDQTEQEERREIKQRLNRKLNQRPTVDELRDRKILIHFSDYVEVAKAQDYDRRADKPWTRLSAADKAAIRKELNEFKSNEMEVHTSSKHLTRFHRP, encoded by the exons atgccgccccggcctgagccgggcggtggggatatgtggcagcggaggcgtggtcaagcatctctccggggagagagaaagcg GAGACTGAGTCAGAGAGCAGCAGTCGATGAATTGGAGAGCCGAAACATCCTCAAGC AGAGGAATGACCAGACAGAGCAAGAGGAGAGGAGGGAAATCAAGCAGAGGTTGAATAGAAAG CTTAACCAGCGGCCAACAGTTGATGAGTTGCGAGACAGAAAGATCCTGATCCATTTCAGTGACTATGTGGAAGTGGCCAAAGCTCAGGACTATGACAGGAGAGCTGACAAGCCCTGGACGAGACTATCTGCTGCAGATAAG GCAGCGATACGCAAAGAGCTAAATGAGTTCAAGAGCAATGAGATGGAGGTTCACACGTCAAGCAAGCACCTGACAAG GTTCCACCGACCATAG